The region agtcacagagagtgagtgaagggAAGTTGgtcacagtgagtgagtgaaaggaaGATAGCCAGAGTTGGTTTATGAAAGGAAGttagtgggggaagggaggggttgggaggaggggggtggcaatagagagcgagagagcgtgggaatgcacgcgcgtgtgtgtgtaggtggagtgaaagaaagaggatgtaggtgcacacacacacacacacacacacacacacacacacacacacacacacacacacacacacacacgctgttgtcTGGAGAGTCAGGCAGCCCCAGAAGAACACAAAATAACAGAGAGACATATCCCGACACACAATGCCAAAACTACACTGCAGACAAGGCCCCAGTTCTCTGAGGTTCCCCAAATTGCATCAATTTCGGCACATAATTGTAACCATGCCCGCTATCTCAGATCAGACCCTGCTGGAAGGGAAAGGTTATCTCATTCAGCATTGaccttattttgtgtgtgtgggggggggggggggggggggggggggggggggggggggggggtggagctgtGAACGGCATCGTGCATTTGCTGACAATCACTTCTTtgggatgacgatgacgatgatgacgatgacgatgatgatgatgattgtgattcttcttctttctcttctcgttATTTCTATCATcaatcattattataattgttgttgtttttgttgttgttgttgttgctgctgttgtggttgttgttattgctgctgctgttgctgttactgacaTCATTGGTATCGTTCTAGACATCATTGTTCTTATTCCAGAGCTGCTAAAATTCTTCCGGTTTGATTTTATGTGACAGCAAATACATTCAGCAGTTTGTTGAATTAtagttgaatcacacacacacacacacacacacacacacacacacacacacacacacacacacacacacacaccaatccatcATTCAAACCACAGTCAGAAATAAATATCAATCATTGATAACTCGATCTTATCCATCATAATTATGTATTTCGATCACAACATTTGTCAGGGAGAGTCAGCTACCCAAATTACACCTGTTTGTGTGAGGAGAAGTGCCCTTTTCCAAGGGGACCATTGATTTCAGAAGTTTAAAGCATGATCGATACTGCTTTAAAAGCAATACTGTCCTAAGACAGCAAACAGAGCACAGAGCGGGCGTGTCTGGACtgcagaaggaagaaggagagggagttaatatcggaggaggggggtggggggggggggaggggagtggggaatacgagagggtgggggaggtgtttcgaggggaaggggtgggtggatgaaggACAATAAGGAACGTTTTACTTTTATAAGGGAGGTAACAACACCCCCAGGTGAAGGAAATTGGATGCGTCTGTTGTTTTCTACTGTGGTCTCCCTTTGTACGTGTCCCCTCCcaccacaactttttttttttcccctttcgaaTAGTTCCGGTTTAAAGACTTTTTACCAtcgctgcttttcttcttcttctgttttcatgttctttttattctgtttatATTCTGTTATGGGGTACATAGTGGTTTTCAGTGGTGTCAATGACAAAATCACACAACCAAAAATAGTAACATAATTCTTACTATACAACAAATCAAAATGTCATTACATATGAACGTAACAAGCACATCAAGTCGACGTAATTTACAATAGAAATAAGAACCAACATCGAAATTCTATGCACTGTGACAGCAATTTACATTATGGTACAgtattctgtaaaaaaaacaaaaaacaaaaaaactatcccGTCATGTTCACTGAAGTTTAGATGATCGAACAGTGAGCCACAAGCTATGGTAGTTAACCTGTTGGTATTGTAATCTATTGTACCGTATTTCTCTGCGTCACAACAGACCTGTgcgtgaaattagggctgctcttccTGTAACGTGCTATTATTGTAtcttatcatatcgtatcatattgtatattttttgtgtgtgtgtgtgtgtgtgtgccgtggaaccTGCAATATGtcgcctagaaatgagtgtgtgaagggggggggggggggggggggtaatgtgtgtgttggggctcgtgtatgtgtattaattttgattgtgctttcatatctgtggaactgcatgtttattgcatatctgttatgcatgtgtgtgtgaatgtgtatctgcatattttacatttatttgcttatttatcatcattattgtcctttttgtgcgcttagagtcgACTTCATTAAGAATTTgcgccttattattattatttttattgattgattgattgatttacttatttattcttatttatctatttatttattattcttttttttctctcaaggcctgactaagcgcgttgggttacgctgctggtcaggcatctgcttggcagatgtggtgtagcgtatatggatttgaccgaacgcagtgaggcctccttgagctactgatactgatactggtattgTATTATTCTATCAAAACAGACCTCTgcgtgaaattagggctgctcttccTGTAACGTGCTATTATTGTAtcttatcatatcgtatcatattgtatatttgttgtgtgtgtgtgtgtgtgtgccgtggaaccTGCAATATGtcgcctagaaatgagtgtgtgaaggggggggggggggggggggggggggtaatgtgtgtgttggggctcgtgtatgtgtatttgattgtgctttcatatctgtggaactgcatgtttattgcatatctgttatgcatgtgtgtgtgaatgtgtatctgcagattttacatttatttgcttatttatcatcattattgtccttttttgtgcgcttagagtcgACCTCATCAAGAATttgctcattattattattattattattgattgattgattgatttacttatttattcttatttatttatttattattctttttttttctctcaagggctgactaagcgcgttgggttacgctgctggtcaggcatctgcttggcagatgtggtgtagcgtatacggatttgtccgaacgcagtgacgcctccttgagctattgaaactgaaactgaaactgtcaaaacagacctctctgtgtgaaattcgggctgctctcccagctCGCCCAGTAACCTGTTAACATTGCAGTTACCTATCATCACTGTATCATATTGAATTGTACTACTCTTACAACAGACTTCTccgtctgaaattcgggctgctctcccgataACCTGTTACTATTgtatcacactgtattgtataATTCTATGTCAAAACCTTTCCGTGTGGAATTCATAACCTGTTATTATTGTAccacactgtgttgtattattctATGTAAAAACAGACCTTTTCCGTGTGGAATTCATAACCTGTTAttgttgtatcatactgtattgtattattctatGTCACAACAGACCTCTCTGTGTAAAACTCAGGCTACTCTCTCAGGAAGGAGCGTTGCAATAgtgcagcgccaccattttttttctttcctggaagtaagtttatttgttttcccatcaaagtggatttttttttttacagattgaGCTGCTACAACCCTTTAGCTGCCGTGGGTGCTTTTAAGTGCGCTAATGACAccttgaatgactagcgtccagatcagctttcaaggtctagtggaggggtggtgaGAAATACTGGTGTGTGTAGGATTCGATTGGTGCGCATagtttctctcgctttctaggcggacgctttatcaccaggccaccactccatgtaacacacacacacacacacacacacacacacacacacacacacacacacacacacacacacacacacacacacacacacacacacacacacacaaacaacaaccagcaacaacaaacggtatgtatatatatatatatatacttatattaCTATTAATACGTATGTAAACAGGTAAGCGAATCTATTCAACATATTTTTTTCGCCATGCAAATAGGCTACCCGTGCAAGTACATATCCATAAGGTATAATGTTTtgattacttttgttttctgagcGTTTGGAATTTGCCTTTTGTAGACTTTTAAACAGTGGAAGTTCGCACACAGATCaactttcgctctgtctgtccctggGTGCCTCTGTTGAACAGGTCTTTGAGCAGCGGGAGAGAAATACACCCAGGATTGGTACAGATgataggacaaaaaacaaaacaaatcaggtaaaaaaaaaaaaaaaaaaaaaaagtggcgctatACATGATATTAAATTTTCAGTTGGCTGACTAATCAGTCTACCGATCGATCGACTAATCAACGACTCTTAACAGTAAATCATTCAGTCGATCAATCAGTACAAAcatttgtctgtgtatctctctctctctctctctctctctctctctctctccactaatcCTTACATTTATCGATCTGCCAACGCAGTTTATTTCATTACTATGATGTCTATTgggacagcaacaagaacaacaacaacaaaaaatccaatgACTCATTCACTCAGCGAATCTGTTCGCCGGTCCGTCATTTTAACACATCGAAGAACATTCAGCGATTTCAAagcttctttctgttctttcttcctttcctttacaaaaTAACacatctttgttgtttgtttcatagaCTGTGAAACCAAGACGTCATGCtatatctgctgctgctgctgctgctgctgctgatgatgatgatgataaagacgcCTTCTTGAGGCGTATAGGAAGGGAGGTCAGTTGTAGCCTTGCCAGGCGTAAGAGGAGACAACTCCCATGTCACGGTAGATGGAGGACCTGAGGCGTCTGTCACTGTCCGGGATCTTCTCCTTGGGGACTTTGGTCAGGCGTTCCAACTGGcgtggaaagaaaagaagggcagTGAGgaagaaaggtagacagacatcataaagagagagagagagagattcaagatagtttattcaattaaggccatagccccatatgaatagggggtaataacagttttacatgtgtcaatgcaactggtaatataaacaatacaacgtcattcacaacacactatcagtgaatctaagaaatgagtgtctctcttaattgcagtgctttataaagatacataggaaaactacgtatgatgttttcatcgttagatgccattaataaacataaccgaaacaaacatggatttatataatatttggggggaataatttggattcgtaagtcagtcaacacgggacattttaaaacaaagtgaacttcatcctttcttgattctttgcacaatgggcacaattgttcagaatgacatgttgctttgtaacgatatctgtgtgtgtttacttcagagagagagagagagagagagagagagagagagagagagagagagagagagagagagagagaggaaaacaaataatTCTTTCGTTGACATACTAAGATGGTGTGATCGGTGTAGTAGCATCAATGTACCccgtccccttccccaccccctaccccggcTGAGATTTACCCCCGGgatcattcagtttcagtttctcatggcgGTGCCACCGTGTttggactaatccatatatgctttaccgcatctgctaggcagatgcctgacagcagcataacctaacgcgctagtcaggcattgtgtgcatgcatgtatatttgtgcacttgtcaaaagaattttttttcctgcagaattttgtcaaACGATAACACTTTTTGTTGAaatggtctcttttttttttcagggacgcGAAATGCATGCTGTAAGTTTGGGGAGGGGTAGCTAATAGCTAGCTTGTACTTGGAACTGAGTCAGTTCTATAATTAATGTTTTTGTCCTCTATGTATCTATCACTTTACTATCTTTCATTGTGATTGCTTTTTTCATCATTCTTTGTTAATGTTTTACATAAACCTAAGGTAGGCTCCTAAGTCCTGATCAGCGCTTTGGGTTTGTGTGGAAGATtagtcattttcttcttttcattttaatACAGCATATGTCGTGTAGCATAACACGTGCACTTgtccgcacgttttgacacctccttaatTAAAACTGAAAACCGAATTGAACAGAGACAACAACCATCTACATCGCAACATGCCGGAAACATAAAGATAAGTAACTCTCGGCGTACATTGTACTGAAAACCCCAAAGCTTGCTATTGCCTCTATTACCTACAAACTACTActgcgggttaaaaaaaaaaaaaaaaaggggggggggggcgtgcgggggggggcgtggggggggggacgggggtgacatgtgagggaagtggggagaggggtgggggtgtgaggggttctAAGAGGTTACGAACTTTCGCCAACTGGAATCTGAGTAGAGAATAGGGAGTGCAAAACGGCCACCACTTTCACCGCTCTGGGGGCAGCGGCGTCCACGTTCAGGCTTCAGGTCTGTTTGCAGCAGGACTGGAGTAAGCAACCCTCATCCACCACACTGGAGGGTTGAATCTAAACTGAGGGACGTACGTTCAGGTGTGAAGGGGGCCACATTTACCCATGGGGTAATTAACTCATCGAATGAATAACTCATTCTATAAAGATCCCGAGATTAATCTAGACTagcctgaatgaaaaaaaaaaaaaaaaaaagagacagagaaattaaaacaacaacaacaacaacaacaaacgctgaACAACAAAAATGACGGTAAAATGATTATGCAGAAAAATGGGCGACTTAAAGGGGAGGGGCAGATTATTGATAGGTCATCATGATACACCCCCCTACCTATAGATAATTATATTTAGAACTGAAGTTGGTAAAATCCTACAAATGGTGGGGTGGCAATTTTGAAATTTAGCCACGGGGTCTGTCCTGAGTGGTCTTAACAGGCTTCGGAGTAAACAAGAAGAAGCCAGATATTACCCCAGGATAAACCAGAGGAAGCCAGATATGACCCGAAGGTAAACAATAGGTAGTCAGATGTGACCCCGGGGAAAACAAGAGGTAGCCAGATATGACCCCGGGGTAAACAAGAGGTAGCCAGATATGACCTCAAGCAAACAAGAGGCAGCCAGATATGACCCCGGGGAAAACAATAGGTAGCCAGATATGACCCCGGGGAAAACAAGAGGTAGCCagatatgagtttcagtttcagtttcactttcgcaaggaggcgtcactgcgttcggacaaatccatacacgctacaccacatctgttgagcagatgcctgaccagcagcataacccaacgcgcttagtcaggccttgagtgcatgcttacatatttgtgtacctatgaaagtggatttcattttacgtaatttagccagaggacaacactctcgttgccatgggttctttttcagtgcgccaagtgcgtgctgcacacgggacctcggtttatcgtctcatccgaaagactagacgctcagtttgattttccagtcaaacttaggagaaagggcgagagcgggattcgaacccacaccctcacggactctctgtattggcagctgagcgtcttaaccattctgccaccttcctccttcctccagaTATGACCCCGGGGAAAACAAGAGGTAGCCAGATATGATCCCAGGGAAAACAATAGGTAGTCAGATATGACCTCAAGCAAAGAAGAGGTAGCCAGATATGATCCTGGGGTAAACAAGAGATATAGCCAGATATGACCCCAGGGTAAACGAGAGGTAGCCAGATATGACCCCGGGGAAAACAGGTGGCAGCCAGATATGATCCCAGGGTAAAAACCAGCCCGGATACGATTAGGCAGCTACACCAGGATAAAGTatgatgcgtgtgcgtgtgcatttgtgcacgtgactctgtgtgtgtgtgtgtgtgtgtgtgtgtgtgggtgcgcgcgcgtttgcaggctggataaaaagaaaaaaaaagtacaaaaaatggcGGCGCTCTCTctgaagcaatacaatacaatgtgataagaaactctagggggaACTGGACAATACAAGTTCTTCAgagaatatcttcttcttcttcttcgttcgttcgtttgggctgcaactcccacgttcactcgtatgcacacgagtgggcttttacgtgtatgaccatttttaccccgccttgtaggcagccatactccgctctcGGGGGGCTTCACAGAATATAATGCAAtataacgcaatgcaatgcaattcaatacaatactatgGTATTGTAATGCAATGAaacggaatacaatacaatacaaatcaatactactctatacaatacattgcaatacaattaTTCCCTCCATCAACCCATACCCcatcagcccccccctccccccaccctctccccccaaaaagaacaaataaacaaacaaaagaactccCCCAGCCCACACgcacacctctatctctctctctcaccatggcATCGATCTCATCCTGGCTCAGACTCTTCATGTGTTTGCTGgctgaagacgaagacgaagaagaagaagaaaactgtccCCGGGGCTTTCTGGaagaggtggcggtggtggtggtggtgtagagccGTTTCACCGCCTGGTCGATGCGGTCCTCGGACAGTGTCTGGTGACCCAGGCCAAACCGGGGCCTCAGGATGGTCCCCCAGGGCAGTTTGCTGCTAGTGGGGCgaacggagggggaggaggaggaggggaaggaggaggaggccgtGGGTGGgttctgggtggtggtggtggtcatggtttGCTCTAACGCTGTCTGTTGGGaagtcgtcttttttttcttttttttttgtgaggggaggggtaggggggcggggcgtggggtgaggtgggggatggggtgaggggggggggtattattagACTAGATTTAGTTCAACTTAATTCATCTTtgtcaacctgtgtgtgtgtgtgtgtgtgtgtgtgtgtgtgtgtgtgtgtgtgtgtgtgtgtgtgtgtgtgtgtgtgtgtgtctttctgtctgtatctgtgtcctgtgtctgagtgtctgtgtgtgtctttgtgtgtgttgtgtgtcaatgtgtgtgtctttgtgtgtgtgtgtgtatgtgtgtgtgtgtgtgtatctgtgtgtctgtgtctttacctgcgtgtctgtgtgaccgtgtctgtgtttgtctctgtgtgtctatctgtgttcccgaggctgtctgtctgtctgtatgtatgtgaatgcgtccccccccctcccccaacacaaacaaaaaacaacaaaaacaagagagagagagagagagagagagagagagagagagagagagagagagagagagagagagagagagagagagagagagagaataacagcaGCAAGAAACAATATTGCTTTCATATCGCCGGactgttttttaaattttttttatgcatttcacCTAAATGTGTACGTCGATTAATCCCAAATTCAaatcacacaagcacgcacgttgcacacaggcacgcaacgcatgcacacacatgcagacatatatGCAATACAGATACATGCATTCATGAACCCTCGCataccactcacacactcacacacgcacgaacacacatacacagacacatacacacagacacagacacacacacacacacacatctaaaatcacacatgtggatagacgttaagcaaaacaacaacaacaacaacacatacacacacacatagaggcacgctcacacatacacatacacacacatacatgcacacactcattctcactaGGAACACACGgatacacgcacgaacacacgcgcacacaaacacacacacacacacacacacacacacacacacacacacacacacacacacacacacacacacacacacacactttctcattaATGTCTCGATATCGCATGAATTACCGCAACATGTCCAATCCACCCCTCAATACCTTCATATAAATGACATCGGCACATGAAAAGACACAACTTCACAGCATTAGCGAAGTACAGATGAATGGCAGTTCGATGTAAATTTCACTGTACTGTATAATGATAATGCCATAATGAGCATCAAAATC is a window of Babylonia areolata isolate BAREFJ2019XMU chromosome 5, ASM4173473v1, whole genome shotgun sequence DNA encoding:
- the LOC143282385 gene encoding uncharacterized protein LOC143282385, which gives rise to MTTTTTQNPPTASSSFPSSSSPSVRPTSSKLPWGTILRPRFGLGHQTLSEDRIDQAVKRLYTTTTTATSSRKPRGQFSSSSSSSSSASKHMKSLSQDEIDAMLERLTKVPKEKIPDSDRRLRSSIYRDMGVVSSYAWQGYN